One genomic window of Elaeis guineensis isolate ETL-2024a chromosome 2, EG11, whole genome shotgun sequence includes the following:
- the LOC105056564 gene encoding LOW QUALITY PROTEIN: remorin 4.1 (The sequence of the model RefSeq protein was modified relative to this genomic sequence to represent the inferred CDS: inserted 1 base in 1 codon), whose translation MLNDERPHTGEEDPTAPPDEIEIRDIHALTPSSQPSSSRGRRRESWEASSHRSSTLSVGSDALGEHFSTMSREFNAMVVAGSTMQNDSSTSNGSHETPNLVRIGEEELEETNPLAIVPDHNPIPSPRRAPPPADSPAPXEEVSVHRVKKEEVESKISAWQTAEIAKVNNRLKREDVVLNGWESEQVEKATAWLKKVERKLDEERAKAIEKMQNDVARAHRKAEEKRASAEAKRGTKVAKVLELANLMRAVGRAPSKRSFF comes from the exons ATGTTGAATGATGAAAGACCTCACACCGGAGAAGAAGACCCCACCGCCCCCCCCGATGAGATCGAAATCCGAGACATCCACGCACTGACGCCGTCGTCCCAGCCGTCGTCGAGCCGCGGGCGGAGGAGGGAGTCGTGGGAGGCGAGCAGCCACCGCTCGTCGACGCTCTCCGTGGGGAGCGACGCCCTCGGCGAGCACTTCTCGACTATGAGCAGAGAGTTCAACGCCATGGTCGTCGCCGGATCCACCATGCAGAACGACAGCAGCACGAGCAACGGCAGCCATGAGACGCCGAACCTCGTGAGGATCGGAGAGGAGGAGCTCGAGGAGACGAACCCCCTCGCGATCGTCCCCGATCACAACCCCATCCCTTCCCCCCGCCGTGCACCACCGCCGGCCGACTCCCCCGCCC TGGAGGAGGTCTCGGTGCACCGGGTGAAGAAGGAGGAGGTCGAGTCCAAGATATCGGCGTGGCAGACCGCCGAGATCGCCAAGGTAAACAACCGGTTGAAGCGAGAGGACGTGGTCCTCAATGGATGGGAAAGCGAGCAGGTCGAGAAGGCCACGGCATGGTTGAAGAAAGTAGAg AGGAAGTTGGATGAGGAGAGAGCCAAGGCGATCGAGAAGATGCAGAACGACGTGGCGAGGGCGCACCGCAAGGCGGAGGAGAAGAGGGCGTCGGCGGAGGCGAAGAGGGGAACGAAGGTGGCGAAGGTTTTGGAATTGGCTAATTTGATGAGGGCTGTGGGTAGGGCCCCTTCCAAGCGCTCCTTCTTCTAG